The Aquisalimonas asiatica genome contains a region encoding:
- a CDS encoding GmrSD restriction endonuclease domain-containing protein: protein MADLASQPTSIQSIYSWYKEDKLYVNRRYQRKLVWTQDEKQRLIESILKRYPIPALFVAEREEAGTYEIIDGLQRLHAIVSFIETSFPDLDGQFFNLEHFPTAKSRADSGGFDPTQSESLIDQGQVTTILDYTLALSVMRNATEDEINDVFDRINTYGHRLSDQERRQAGVQNEFSEVVRHIACEIRGDDSADVLTLSLMPSVSVDLPMSKHGYEVRADEVFWVQQGILRSTDLRDSEDEQCIADIVASIVGSQPIPRSKDALDSVYADGSEENRRILSSLDVYGPERISEEFKFCVEEIQKICSQGGEEKLRDLIFEKRTTNPFPSVFAVLFIALHETFVKDKKVISDYECAKKSLNNLVSRVESGRKAGSPSERRKNIATAKALLDDCLIDADGTQHIYGSQSTVDIQNALRRSEAEHSRYELKQGLLSLSDDRKRDGAVVDKVIKTICAIANNGPSCSGQIIIGVADKEADKKRISEIDGVEGKRIGRKYVVGVKREADVLGITIEQYYSQWKEAIRNSGLSGSVRDSVLSNMDYNEFYGLGVITITIPPQCEMSYVGEETFLRSGDDTLKAETAQQIASIAKRF, encoded by the coding sequence GTGGCTGACCTAGCATCTCAACCAACCTCGATCCAATCAATATACAGCTGGTATAAGGAAGATAAGCTATACGTTAATAGACGGTATCAAAGAAAACTTGTATGGACTCAAGATGAGAAGCAAAGGTTAATTGAGTCAATATTAAAAAGATACCCGATTCCCGCGCTCTTTGTTGCCGAGCGAGAAGAGGCGGGCACGTATGAAATAATAGATGGCCTTCAAAGGCTTCATGCTATTGTTTCATTTATAGAAACGTCATTTCCAGATTTAGACGGGCAATTCTTCAACCTTGAACACTTTCCTACCGCGAAAAGTCGTGCAGATTCTGGTGGTTTTGACCCTACTCAATCGGAAAGTCTTATTGATCAGGGGCAGGTGACCACGATCCTTGATTATACGTTGGCGCTTTCTGTGATGCGCAATGCAACGGAGGATGAAATAAATGACGTATTTGACAGAATTAATACCTATGGTCACCGGTTAAGTGATCAAGAAAGAAGGCAGGCGGGTGTCCAAAACGAATTCTCTGAGGTCGTTCGTCATATAGCTTGTGAAATACGAGGGGACGACTCTGCTGATGTATTGACACTTAGTTTGATGCCGTCAGTTAGTGTTGATTTGCCAATGTCCAAGCACGGCTATGAAGTGCGCGCAGATGAAGTTTTCTGGGTTCAGCAGGGTATCCTGCGATCTACAGATCTGCGAGATAGCGAAGACGAACAGTGTATAGCGGATATTGTGGCTTCGATAGTTGGGAGTCAACCAATTCCTAGGTCTAAGGATGCTTTAGATAGCGTGTACGCGGACGGAAGCGAGGAAAATAGAAGAATATTGAGCTCGCTTGATGTATACGGCCCCGAGCGCATATCAGAGGAGTTCAAATTTTGTGTTGAAGAAATACAAAAAATATGCAGTCAAGGGGGCGAGGAAAAGCTAAGAGATTTGATCTTTGAAAAAAGAACAACGAACCCATTTCCTTCCGTTTTTGCCGTTCTGTTTATCGCGCTTCACGAAACTTTTGTCAAAGACAAGAAAGTGATTTCCGACTACGAGTGCGCTAAAAAATCTCTAAACAATCTTGTTTCCAGGGTTGAGTCTGGTAGGAAAGCGGGGTCCCCAAGTGAACGAAGAAAGAATATCGCAACTGCGAAAGCATTGTTGGACGATTGCTTGATCGATGCTGATGGAACACAGCATATTTATGGGTCGCAGTCGACCGTAGATATCCAGAACGCATTAAGACGATCAGAAGCGGAGCACTCTAGGTACGAATTAAAGCAAGGGCTTCTAAGTCTCTCAGATGATAGAAAAAGAGATGGGGCGGTAGTCGACAAGGTTATTAAAACGATTTGTGCAATAGCGAATAATGGGCCAAGCTGCTCTGGGCAAATAATAATTGGAGTTGCTGACAAGGAGGCAGACAAAAAACGAATAAGTGAAATTGACGGAGTGGAAGGGAAAAGGATTGGGAGAAAGTATGTCGTTGGAGTAAAACGAGAGGCGGACGTGCTGGGCATTACTATTGAGCAATATTATTCGCAGTGGAAGGAGGCGATCCGGAACTCCGGTCTTTCTGGGAGTGTGCGGGATTCTGTGCTTTCCAATATGGACTATAATGAGTTCTACGGCCTAGGTGTTATCACCATTACCATTCCGCCGCAATGTGAAATGTCTTATGTGGGTGAGGAGACCTTTTTGAGGAGTGGTGACGACACCCTAAAAGCAGAAACTGCACAGCAAATCGCGTCAATCGCGAAAAGGTTTTAG